A window of bacterium contains these coding sequences:
- a CDS encoding FAD-dependent oxidoreductase produces the protein MFRKFFLLILTLVLCSQSIVFAASSIITTDVLVIGGGCGGVAASIQAARLGVSVILVENTPWLGGMMSSAGVSCFDGNNGTLRTGLFREVCTTIANYYGSVASTNTGCWVTDFAFEPKVGNIAWQQLVSTTSRITTLFNSTCVQVLVSSNTVLGAVIQTHTNDTITIYAHVTIDATEYGDILPLAGVEYKIGREAQSDTGEYAAPTTADDLVQDITYCAIFKNYAPDTVLIPKPPGYDASKYDGSILETTSDITIHLHTVYNFNYMMSYGKLQNRKFMINWPIHGNDWEGNLIEMSPTQRLIALDSAKNETLGFLYYIQNVYGAKTIGLDTTEYPTADHLPFYPYIRECRRMVSAVTYRLPDVTDRYGTPSGDLYKTSVAVGNYSIDHHHKKFHPDTNNPFRIQGENYPKNQTLTIPYGSLLPKQMDGFMAAEKNIGVTHIVNGATRLQPIVILTGQAAGAAAAISCLSAIQPRRVNIRQLQQVLLDARAALFPYSDVEDSRWSFQAINRTSLSGVFMATDSTESWIKYSYFYPTKIQTKFNAGQAVSIALGFDSITSNYINIISTDTLTRAELALFIWEQTGYGNPTSWIPYFTDVSSTHSAFTAVQVFKERGYTRGWADGTTYLPNSGVTREILAVVIDRAIDPFHRLPVQLIPVPRAIHKLPVKWKRHLTNSVEGWTGYPPSWFIPTSDYYRDMALNPMTKHLLITDFLNTTIHIVSARDGSDIGRLDNDGIGTGIRNLMAIDVDTTGVIYACNYDQSAFRIYRWANESARCYLACQTSLSAPAGRVINVYGSGTQTRIYITSGISSGWFHIFTTSNGSTFKLLETAAPTGINVGSNGLYGLAIETSDRVYTKGLTSGLRRYFKSGTNWYNDAAFDNNGFYNSGISDLRYVSERNWLIGFACNPYGPVTTYNGATVNSTGALIYTLGFNGKPMTTAIAPLEETITNLNDSGGLAYDPDTQTVYVLMAQNGYAAYSTTPIEPYPISVELSAFSAE, from the coding sequence ATGTTTAGAAAATTTTTCTTATTGATCCTAACTCTTGTTCTATGTAGTCAGTCTATAGTATTTGCTGCAAGTAGTATCATCACTACTGATGTACTTGTAATTGGTGGTGGTTGCGGCGGAGTTGCAGCTTCAATCCAAGCAGCTCGGTTAGGAGTAAGTGTTATATTAGTCGAAAATACTCCTTGGCTTGGTGGAATGATGAGTTCTGCTGGAGTAAGTTGTTTTGATGGAAATAATGGTACACTGCGTACAGGTTTATTCAGAGAAGTATGTACTACCATCGCTAATTATTATGGAAGTGTTGCGAGTACAAACACTGGATGCTGGGTTACCGATTTTGCTTTTGAACCGAAAGTGGGAAATATCGCATGGCAGCAATTGGTTTCGACTACTTCTCGAATAACAACTTTATTTAATTCCACCTGTGTTCAAGTGTTGGTAAGTTCCAATACTGTTTTAGGTGCAGTGATTCAGACGCACACCAATGATACCATAACTATTTATGCTCATGTAACCATTGATGCAACTGAGTACGGCGATATTTTACCACTTGCCGGTGTGGAATATAAAATTGGCCGAGAAGCGCAATCTGATACCGGTGAATATGCGGCTCCGACAACTGCAGATGACTTGGTACAGGATATAACATATTGTGCGATATTCAAAAATTACGCACCAGATACAGTTTTAATCCCTAAGCCGCCTGGATATGATGCTAGCAAATATGATGGAAGTATTCTCGAAACAACAAGCGATATAACGATCCATTTACATACGGTTTATAATTTTAATTATATGATGAGTTATGGAAAATTGCAGAATCGGAAATTTATGATTAACTGGCCAATCCACGGCAATGATTGGGAAGGAAACTTAATAGAAATGTCCCCGACACAACGTTTAATAGCACTTGATTCCGCGAAGAATGAAACGTTAGGTTTTCTGTATTATATTCAAAATGTTTATGGTGCCAAAACGATCGGTTTGGATACCACGGAATATCCAACAGCTGACCACTTACCATTTTATCCTTATATTCGCGAGTGTCGTAGAATGGTTAGTGCAGTAACGTATCGACTTCCGGATGTGACGGATCGATATGGTACACCATCCGGTGATCTATATAAGACCAGTGTGGCAGTAGGTAATTATTCAATTGACCATCATCATAAAAAATTCCATCCAGATACAAACAATCCGTTTCGGATACAGGGCGAAAATTATCCGAAGAATCAAACCTTAACAATTCCTTATGGGAGTTTGCTTCCTAAACAAATGGATGGATTTATGGCCGCAGAAAAGAACATCGGAGTAACGCATATCGTTAACGGTGCAACTCGACTCCAACCAATAGTTATCCTGACTGGACAAGCAGCAGGAGCTGCAGCTGCTATATCCTGCTTGTCTGCCATTCAACCGAGGCGGGTAAATATTCGTCAATTACAACAGGTTTTACTCGATGCACGAGCTGCTCTTTTCCCATATAGCGATGTTGAAGATTCTCGTTGGTCATTTCAAGCAATTAATCGGACTTCATTATCGGGCGTTTTTATGGCTACAGATAGTACCGAAAGCTGGATAAAATATTCTTATTTCTATCCGACAAAAATCCAAACGAAATTTAATGCTGGTCAAGCAGTTTCAATAGCGTTAGGATTCGATAGTATTACTTCAAATTATATAAATATTATTTCAACCGATACCTTAACCCGAGCTGAACTCGCATTGTTTATATGGGAGCAAACCGGATACGGAAATCCAACCAGCTGGATCCCGTATTTTACGGATGTTTCCAGTACCCATAGTGCATTTACTGCTGTTCAGGTTTTTAAAGAACGTGGATATACTCGTGGTTGGGCAGATGGAACAACCTATTTGCCAAACAGTGGGGTGACTCGCGAAATTCTTGCGGTAGTAATTGACCGCGCAATTGACCCATTTCATCGCTTGCCAGTCCAACTTATTCCAGTACCGCGGGCTATCCATAAATTACCAGTAAAGTGGAAAAGGCATTTAACCAATTCTGTTGAAGGGTGGACCGGATATCCACCGAGTTGGTTCATACCCACTTCAGATTATTATCGAGATATGGCATTAAATCCGATGACTAAACATTTACTCATTACTGATTTTTTAAATACGACGATCCATATTGTTAGTGCACGTGACGGTTCTGATATCGGTAGATTAGATAATGATGGAATAGGGACCGGTATTCGAAATCTAATGGCAATTGATGTTGATACAACCGGGGTGATTTATGCTTGTAACTACGACCAATCTGCATTCCGAATATATCGCTGGGCAAATGAATCGGCTCGTTGTTATCTCGCTTGCCAAACTTCATTATCAGCACCAGCGGGACGGGTTATTAATGTTTACGGTTCCGGAACCCAAACCAGAATTTATATTACGAGTGGTATTTCTTCTGGTTGGTTTCATATATTCACAACATCGAATGGTTCTACGTTCAAGTTATTAGAAACCGCTGCTCCAACTGGAATTAACGTGGGTTCTAACGGATTATATGGACTTGCAATAGAAACTAGTGATAGAGTGTATACCAAAGGGCTCACTTCGGGTCTACGCCGATATTTTAAATCCGGAACGAATTGGTATAATGATGCAGCATTCGATAACAATGGATTTTACAATAGTGGGATTTCTGATTTACGCTATGTTTCGGAACGGAATTGGTTAATTGGATTCGCTTGCAATCCCTATGGACCGGTAACAACATATAATGGTGCAACCGTTAATTCAACTGGTGCGTTAATTTATACTTTAGGATTTAATGGAAAACCTATGACAACAGCTATTGCGCCGTTAGAAGAAACAATTACCAACCTAAACGATTCTGGTGGATTGGCTTATGACCCTGATACCCAAACGGTTTATGTTCTCAT